A single genomic interval of Chitinophaga sp. 180180018-3 harbors:
- a CDS encoding peptidylprolyl isomerase, whose translation MKRFLLLSTLLLLVLHPMAAKHRKVKIFTPYGTMVVLLYDQTPKHRDNFIKLTRQHFYDSTLFHRVIQHFMIQGGDPDSKHAHRGDTLGNGDVGYTIPPEFQLDLYHCKGALAAARDDRPDKASSGCQFYIVQGKVFTDEQLDKLEKTRLGGRKIPVDQRKVYKTVGGSPHLDQSYTVFGQVIKGMDVIDKIAAMKTDGNNRPLEDMPMRIRLKKKWFFF comes from the coding sequence ATGAAGCGTTTTTTACTCCTGAGTACCCTTTTGCTGCTTGTATTACACCCGATGGCAGCTAAACACCGTAAGGTAAAGATCTTTACTCCATATGGAACCATGGTTGTTCTTTTGTATGATCAGACTCCTAAGCACAGGGATAATTTCATCAAGCTTACCAGGCAGCACTTTTACGACAGCACGCTCTTTCACCGGGTAATACAGCACTTTATGATTCAGGGAGGCGATCCTGATTCCAAACATGCTCATCGCGGAGATACACTAGGCAACGGTGATGTAGGCTACACCATTCCTCCGGAGTTTCAGCTGGATCTTTATCACTGCAAAGGAGCACTGGCTGCAGCCCGGGACGACCGGCCCGACAAAGCCTCCTCCGGATGCCAGTTCTATATCGTACAGGGCAAGGTATTCACTGACGAGCAGCTGGACAAACTGGAGAAAACCCGGTTGGGGGGCCGTAAAATCCCCGTCGACCAGCGCAAGGTATACAAGACCGTTGGTGGCAGCCCACACCTCGACCAAAGCTATACCGTATTTGGCCAGGTTATTAAAGGCATGGATGTTATCGATAAAATTGCAGCAATGAAAACTGATGGCAATAACAGACCGCTGGAAGATATGCCCATGCGTATCAGGCTAAAGAAAAAATGGTTCTTCTTCTAA
- the gcvH gene encoding glycine cleavage system protein GcvH has protein sequence MNFPSNLRYTKDHEWIILNGNEATIGITEFAQRELGDIVFVDIPTVGKTLQAEEVFGTVEAVKTVSDLFLPVAGTIKEVNDELESSPELVNSDPYGDGWMVKMTVSNPADINGLLDAAAYKALVGE, from the coding sequence ATGAATTTTCCGTCAAATCTGCGTTACACAAAGGATCACGAATGGATTATATTAAATGGTAACGAAGCCACTATCGGCATCACAGAATTTGCTCAGCGTGAGTTAGGCGATATAGTGTTCGTTGACATCCCTACAGTAGGTAAAACCCTTCAGGCTGAAGAAGTTTTTGGCACTGTTGAAGCAGTAAAAACCGTATCAGACCTCTTTTTGCCGGTAGCAGGTACTATTAAGGAGGTAAATGACGAGCTGGAATCCTCACCTGAACTGGTAAATTCGGATCCTTATGGCGACGGCTGGATGGTAAAAATGACTGTTTCCAACCCTGCTGATATAAATGGTTTGCTGGATGCTGCTGCTTATAAAGCATTGGTAGGCGAATAA
- a CDS encoding OmpA family protein, which produces MSKIIMMKKLNVLVASVLSVTMLFSCKTWQSADNTKKGAAIGVGGGAAAGAIIGKAAGNTALGAIIGAVLGGAGGALIGKKMDKQAQEIKNEVPNATVERVGEGINVTFDAGVLFGFDKSDLSAVAQDNIKKLAAILNKYPDTYVRVEGHTDDRGTDEYNMKLSERRTKSVTAYLQQQGIAADRIQGFWYGKSQPKVPNDTDANRALNRRCEFSIFANDKMKNDAKKEAGQQ; this is translated from the coding sequence ATGTCTAAAATTATTATGATGAAAAAACTCAATGTTCTGGTAGCTTCGGTCTTGTCTGTAACCATGTTGTTCAGCTGTAAAACCTGGCAGAGCGCGGATAATACAAAAAAAGGTGCTGCAATTGGTGTTGGTGGTGGTGCTGCTGCAGGGGCTATCATTGGTAAAGCGGCAGGTAATACTGCATTAGGAGCAATTATCGGTGCTGTTTTAGGTGGCGCTGGTGGTGCGCTGATCGGTAAGAAAATGGATAAGCAGGCGCAGGAAATCAAGAACGAAGTACCCAATGCTACTGTTGAACGTGTAGGTGAAGGTATTAACGTTACTTTTGACGCCGGTGTTTTATTCGGTTTCGACAAGTCCGATTTATCTGCTGTTGCACAGGACAACATCAAAAAGCTGGCTGCCATATTGAACAAGTATCCTGATACATATGTACGTGTTGAAGGTCATACCGACGACCGTGGTACAGATGAGTACAATATGAAATTATCAGAAAGAAGAACAAAGAGCGTAACTGCTTATCTGCAACAGCAGGGTATTGCAGCGGATCGTATCCAGGGCTTCTGGTATGGTAAATCCCAGCCGAAAGTGCCTAACGATACTGATGCAAACCGTGCCCTCAATCGTCGTTGTGAATTCTCCATCTTTGCTAACGATAAGATGAAGAACGACGCGAAGAAAGAAGCAGGACAGCAGTAA
- a CDS encoding DUF58 domain-containing protein, with product MLDTAEILKKVRQIEIKTKGLTNHIFAGEYHSAFKGRGMSFSEVRDYHFGDDVRSIDWNVTARFNHPFVKVFEEERELTVMLLVDVSESSSFGTKNRDKRDLITEICAVLAFSAINNNDKVGVIFFSDGMEKYIPPKKGKSHILFIIRELLSFTPKRKGTNIKETLRFFNNATKKRSIVFMLSDFLSGQYQDALNIAAKRHDVVGIQVYDQRDKELPPVGLIQVSDAETGATQWVDTNDRRVRQYYEQLFQQHSQYCRNAFMKSGAELMSIRTDEDYVKALQTFFLNRA from the coding sequence ATGTTGGATACGGCAGAAATACTGAAGAAGGTAAGGCAGATAGAAATCAAAACAAAAGGACTTACCAACCACATATTTGCGGGGGAATACCATAGTGCCTTCAAAGGACGGGGTATGTCGTTCAGCGAAGTGAGGGATTATCATTTCGGCGACGATGTACGTTCTATCGACTGGAATGTAACCGCCCGTTTTAACCATCCTTTTGTGAAGGTTTTTGAGGAAGAAAGGGAACTCACCGTGATGTTGCTGGTGGATGTAAGTGAAAGTTCCTCTTTCGGAACAAAGAACAGGGACAAAAGAGATCTGATCACTGAAATCTGCGCTGTACTGGCTTTCTCTGCCATCAATAACAATGATAAAGTAGGCGTGATCTTTTTTAGCGATGGCATGGAGAAATATATACCACCCAAAAAAGGGAAGTCACATATCCTCTTCATTATCCGCGAGCTGCTATCGTTTACGCCTAAACGAAAAGGTACGAATATCAAGGAAACGCTCCGGTTCTTTAACAATGCCACCAAAAAACGCAGCATCGTTTTTATGCTGAGCGATTTTTTGTCGGGCCAGTACCAGGACGCACTGAATATTGCCGCTAAACGGCATGATGTGGTAGGGATTCAGGTGTACGATCAGCGCGACAAAGAGCTGCCTCCTGTAGGGCTTATCCAGGTATCAGATGCAGAAACAGGAGCAACGCAGTGGGTGGATACGAACGACCGCCGGGTGCGCCAGTACTACGAACAGCTGTTTCAGCAGCATTCGCAATATTGCAGGAATGCTTTCATGAAAAGTGGTGCAGAATTGATGAGCATAAGAACAGATGAAGACTATGTAAAAGCACTGCAGACATTTTTCCTGAACCGGGCAT
- the prfA gene encoding peptide chain release factor 1, translated as MIDKLEAIKGRFDQVSMALTNPEVVSDNKKFGQLSKEYRQLEKIVKAYDAYRKTLDNIAFNKEVLDSGDEEMRELAKAETEELQEQKTAQEAEIRNLLIPKDPQDEKNAILEIRAGTGGDEASLFAGDLFRMYLRFCELKGWTTSLLNENPGSVGGYKEIVLEVNGDDVYGTLKFESGVHRVQRVPATEASGRVHTSAATVAVLPEAEEVDVDIREADIKMDTFRSSGAGGQHVNKTESAVRLTHIPTGVVVECQEGRSQHSNREIAMKMLRTRIYEAAVRKHEDAIASQRKSLVSTGDRSAKIRTYNYPQGRVTDHRIGMTIYNMDAFMNGDIKEMVEALQFAENAEKLKQGS; from the coding sequence ATGATAGACAAACTGGAAGCTATAAAAGGTCGATTCGATCAGGTATCCATGGCACTTACCAATCCTGAAGTAGTTAGCGATAACAAGAAATTCGGGCAGCTCAGTAAGGAATACCGTCAGTTGGAAAAGATAGTAAAGGCCTACGACGCCTATCGGAAAACGCTGGATAATATTGCTTTTAACAAAGAAGTACTGGACAGTGGCGACGAAGAGATGCGCGAACTGGCGAAGGCGGAAACCGAGGAATTACAGGAGCAGAAAACTGCTCAGGAAGCGGAGATCCGTAACCTGCTGATCCCGAAAGATCCGCAGGATGAGAAGAATGCCATCCTGGAGATCCGCGCAGGTACCGGTGGAGATGAAGCCAGCCTGTTTGCCGGAGATCTGTTCCGCATGTATCTCCGTTTCTGCGAGCTGAAAGGATGGACTACCTCGCTGCTGAACGAGAACCCAGGCTCAGTGGGAGGTTATAAGGAAATTGTGCTGGAAGTGAATGGCGATGATGTATACGGAACGCTGAAATTTGAATCCGGCGTGCACCGTGTACAGCGTGTACCGGCAACGGAAGCATCCGGCAGGGTACATACCTCGGCTGCAACAGTGGCGGTATTGCCGGAAGCAGAAGAAGTGGACGTAGATATCCGGGAAGCAGATATTAAGATGGATACTTTCCGTTCTTCCGGTGCGGGTGGCCAGCACGTAAACAAAACCGAATCTGCGGTGAGGCTGACGCATATCCCTACCGGCGTGGTAGTGGAGTGCCAGGAAGGCCGAAGCCAGCATTCCAACCGCGAAATAGCGATGAAAATGCTGCGTACACGCATTTATGAAGCAGCGGTTCGTAAGCACGAGGATGCCATTGCATCTCAGCGAAAAAGCCTCGTATCAACCGGCGACCGTTCTGCCAAGATCCGTACCTATAACTATCCGCAGGGGCGCGTAACGGATCACCGTATTGGTATGACCATCTATAACATGGATGCTTTCATGAATGGCGATATTAAAGAAATGGTGGAGGCCCTGCAGTTTGCCGAAAATGCTGAAAAGCTGAAACAGGGCAGCTGA
- a CDS encoding VanZ family protein produces the protein MKSLKYYLPAILWIIMILVLCTLPGKDIPSNSFFQAVHFDKIVHFGMFGGVVLFLALGIYWLKHRISSTTLFILVLCSACYGLAIEFIQKYWAIGRSFDMYDVLADTLGAIAGVWVFKLTRYLFFTEKQK, from the coding sequence ATGAAATCTCTGAAATATTACCTGCCAGCTATTCTTTGGATCATTATGATCCTTGTTTTGTGTACCCTCCCGGGAAAAGACATTCCTTCCAACTCATTTTTTCAAGCCGTGCATTTTGATAAAATCGTCCATTTCGGGATGTTCGGTGGCGTGGTATTATTCCTGGCTCTCGGTATTTACTGGCTAAAGCATCGTATATCATCTACTACACTCTTTATTCTGGTGCTATGCTCCGCCTGCTATGGCCTTGCTATTGAATTCATTCAAAAATACTGGGCTATCGGCCGCAGCTTCGATATGTACGATGTACTTGCCGATACACTCGGCGCCATTGCAGGTGTTTGGGTGTTCAAACTAACCCGGTACCTGTTTTTTACAGAGAAGCAAAAATAA
- a CDS encoding MoxR family ATPase has protein sequence MENTSSDIRQLNEKIHQASAFVDLLTMELGKVIVGQRYMVERLLIGLLAQGHVLLEGVPGLAKTLSIKSLSSAINAKFSRIQFTPDLLPADVIGTMIYNQQKNEFVVRRGPIFANFILADEINRAPAKVQSALLEAMQERQITIGDSTFKLDEPFLVLATQNPIEQEGTYTLPEAQVDRFMLKVVIGYPTREEEKLIIRQNLNPEAANPIRSIIQPSDILEARKLVREVYMDEKIEKYILDIVFATRNPEEYKLNKLKPLIAYGGSPRASINLAWAAKAYAFMKRRGYVIPEDVRSICFDVMRHRVGLTYEAEAENVTSENILSEILNAVEVP, from the coding sequence ATGGAAAATACATCGTCCGATATCCGGCAACTGAATGAGAAAATACACCAGGCCAGCGCCTTTGTAGACCTGCTCACAATGGAGCTGGGTAAAGTAATTGTTGGCCAGCGTTATATGGTGGAAAGACTCCTCATCGGTTTGCTGGCCCAGGGCCACGTACTGCTGGAAGGGGTGCCTGGTTTGGCAAAGACCCTGTCCATTAAATCCCTGTCGTCCGCCATTAACGCTAAGTTCAGCCGTATTCAGTTTACGCCTGATCTGTTACCGGCCGATGTGATCGGAACCATGATCTATAACCAGCAGAAAAACGAGTTTGTAGTACGCAGAGGACCGATTTTTGCCAACTTTATATTGGCAGATGAAATTAACAGGGCCCCTGCAAAAGTACAGAGTGCCCTGCTGGAAGCCATGCAGGAAAGACAAATCACCATCGGTGATTCAACTTTCAAACTGGATGAACCTTTCCTGGTACTGGCTACACAGAACCCGATTGAACAGGAAGGTACTTATACGCTGCCTGAAGCCCAGGTAGACCGTTTCATGCTGAAAGTCGTGATCGGCTACCCGACCAGGGAAGAAGAAAAACTGATCATTCGCCAGAACCTCAATCCGGAAGCGGCTAACCCGATCCGCAGTATTATACAGCCATCCGACATACTGGAAGCGCGTAAGCTGGTGAGGGAAGTATACATGGACGAGAAAATTGAGAAATATATTCTTGATATCGTGTTCGCTACCCGTAATCCGGAAGAGTATAAACTGAATAAGCTCAAACCGCTGATCGCTTATGGAGGTTCTCCAAGAGCCAGCATTAACCTCGCCTGGGCTGCAAAGGCTTATGCCTTTATGAAGCGCAGAGGATATGTGATCCCGGAAGACGTACGCAGTATATGCTTTGATGTGATGCGCCATCGCGTTGGCCTGACCTATGAAGCAGAAGCTGAAAACGTTACCAGCGAAAATATATTGAGCGAAATCCTCAATGCGGTAGAAGTACCTTAA